In a single window of the Coffea eugenioides isolate CCC68of chromosome 3, Ceug_1.0, whole genome shotgun sequence genome:
- the LOC113764586 gene encoding kinesin-like protein KIN-10A, translating to MAPTPSSKPHSMMQTPSSKSNPAHNQTRTPQSKQRLNFNVSKPSPNPNSSAMAKESNNPPAEHPVEVIGRIRDYPDQKKNPASSSALQINPDKQSLRVKTEIGYRDFSLDGVSLSEEEDLDAFYKKFVESRINGVKLGDKCTIMMYGPTGAGKSHTMFGCGKQPGIVYKSLKDILWEGEEVGEENGEKLGPATFVQVTVLEIYNEEIYDLLSTNNGGGFNLGWAKGGSASKVRLEVMGKKAKNASFIAGHEATKISREIQKVEKRRIVKSTLCNERSSRSHCMIILDVPTVGGRLMLVDMAGSENIEQAGQNGLEAKLQTAKINQGNTALKRVVESIANGDSHVPFRDSKLTMLLQDSFEDDKSKILMILCASPDPKELHKTISTLEYGAKAKCIVRGPHTPIKEKGAEDSSSAVILGSRIAAMDQFIYKLQMENKLREKERNDAQKELMKKEEEIAALRAKVALAEGKGHDTMEEEINLKANQQVQKLKSELEKRIQECEKMADELIEMERRKMENVVLQFQQESEMLRQRLRELESELYKSRVGGGSLDMDGNNFVRKLLDTYSEDSGMVKSMDLDKSYDLDAGKQEVLVFKAGNGETKSYLDFDSRKNSRDDKDYDDLLVRSFSSKGCLSTVFEEDEEEGSGDDKEKFSDEEVQKEVIEEKKVCSSTLATKAPSIPEVSSQNQDKVENFRETLVDKLLQAESPSEPESAQDTASSRLMRIQNIFTLCGNHRELSHHIRTPMPALKRSENIDPMASPVRTTEEGSDAKSISDVKLLQKSLSKDLLVSDIPENFQTPMGNKKMAPSSFESTLASKENCNPIDEKIGDLDVYVKWEASMENPGKFITTLKVVKDSTLADLRKLIEIHLGGDNQAFTFLVLGDPSGAPVPREKEATMQASKLPICNNQLPGRLACLRPLKGTRNAPHHLPLSPLENKLPLTPISNVTKHCDYLSPELPTHLDSTPFVTLRRY from the exons ATGGCACCTACACCATCATCAAAGCCCCATTCAATGATGCAGACCCCTTCATCAAAATCAAATCCAGCCCATAATCAAACCAGAACCCCACAATCAAAGCAGCGTCTAAATTTCAACGTTTCTAAGCCATCTCCGAACCCCAATTCATCAGCAATGGCAAAAGAGAGCAACAACCCACCAGCAGAGCATCCAGTGGAAGTAATAGGCCGAATTCGTGACTACCCAGATCAGAAAAAGAATCCCGCTTCATCCTCAGCCTTGCAGATCAATCCTGACAAACAATCTTTAAGGGTCAAGACTGAAATTGGGTACAGGGATTTTAGTTTAGATGGGGTTTCACTGTCTGAAGAAGAGGATCTTGATGCATTTTACAAGAAATTCGTTGAGTCACGGATTAATGGGGTGAAATTAGGAGATAAATGCACTATTATGATGTACGGGCCAACTGGTGCTGGTAAAAGTCACACCATGTTTGGGTGTGGAAAGCAGCCAGGGATTGTGTACAAATCATTGAAAGATATATTATGGGAAGGTGAAGAAGTGGGTGAAGAAAATGGTGAGAAGTTGGGGCCTGCTACTTTTGTTCAAGTGACTGTATTGGAGATATACAATGAGGAGATTTATGATTTGCTGTCTACTAATAATGGTGGAGGATTCAATCTTGGTTGGGCTAAAGGAGGAAGTGCTTCGAAG GTGAGGCTGGAAGTAATGGGAAAGAAGGCTAAAAATGCAAGCTTTATTGCTGGTCATGAAGCTACAAAGATATCAAGGGAGATACAAAAGGTGGAAAAGCGTAGGATTGTCAAAAGCACACTCTGTAATGAGAGAAGTTCTCGGAGCCACTGCATG ATAATTCTTGATGTCCCTACAGTTGGAGGACGGCTAATGCTTGTAGACATGGCAGGTTCTGAAAATATTGAACAAGCTGGTCAAAATGGATTGGAAGCTAAATTGCAG ACAGCAAAAATTAACCAAGGGAACACAGCACTGAAGCGTGTGGTTGAGTCCATTGCAAATGGTGATTCCCATGTACCTTTCAGAGACAGCAAGTTAACAATGCTTCTTCAG GATTCTTTTGAGGATGACAAGTCCAAAATTCTGATGATACTCTGTGCCAGCCCTGATCCTAAGGAGCTGCACAAAACCATATCCACTCTAGAATATGGTGCTAAAGCTAAGTGCATAGTTCGTGGTCCTCATACTCCAATTAAGGAAAAAGGTGCGGAAGATTCTTCATCAGCCGTCATTTTGGGGTCAAGGATTGCAGCTATGGACCAGTTTATTTACAAGCTACAGATGGAGAACAAGCTGAGAGAAAAAGAGCGTAATGATGCCCAAAAAGAACTtatgaagaaggaagaagaaattgcTGCCCTCAGGGCTAAAGTTGCCCTTGCAGAAGGAAAAGGACATGATACAATGGAGGAGGAGATCAATCTAAAGGCAAATCAGCAGGTTCAGAAACTGAAAAGTGAATTGGAGAAGAGGATACAGGAATGTGAGAAAATGGCAGATGAGTTAATTGAAATGGAAAGGAGGAAGATGGAAAATGTGGTACTTCAATTTCAACAAGAGTCTGAAATGCTTCGACAGCGTTTGAGAGAACTTGAATCTGAGCTGTACAAATCACGGGTTGGAGGTGGATCCCTGGACATGGATGGAAACAACTTTGTTAGGAAGCTGTTGGATACCTATTCTGAAGATTCAGGGATGGTGAAATCAATGGATTTGGACAAATCATATGACTTGGATGCTGGAAAGCAAGAAGTGCTGGTTTTTAAAGCAGGAAACGGTGAAACCAAAAGTTATTTGGATTTTGACAGTAGAAAGAACTCAAGAGATGACAAAGATTATGATGATCTTCTCGTTCGGAGCTTTTCCAGCAAGGGATGTTTGAGCACTGTATTTGAGGAGGATGAAGAAGAAGGTAGTGGGGATGACAAAGAGAAGTTCTCAGATGAAGAAGTTCAGAAAGAGGTAATAGAGGAAAAGAAGGTCTGTTCGAGCACACTGGCAACCAAGGCTCCATCTATTCCTGAAGTTTCATCTCAGAATCAAGACAAAGTAGAGAACTTCAGAGAGACATTAGTGGATAAACTTTTGCAAGCAGAATCACCCAGTGAACCTGAAAGTGCTCAAGATACAGCCTCTTCCAGGCTAATGAGGATACAAAACATATTCACCCTTTGTGGGAATCACAGAGAGCTCTCTCACCACATCAGAACTCCTATGCCTGCCCTAAAGAGGTCCGAGAATATTGACCCCATGGCATCACCAGTGAGGACAACTGAAGAGGGCTCGGATGCAAAGTCAATTAGTGATGTTAAACTGCTTCAGAAAAGCCTCTCCAAGGATCTTTTGGTGTCAGACATCCCTGAAAATTTTCAGACACCGATGGGAAACAAGAAGATGGCACCTAGTTCTTTTGAGAGTACCTTAGCCTCAAAGGAGAACTGCAATCCTATTGATGAAAAAATTGGAGACCTTGATGTTTATGTGAAATGGGAGGCATCAATGGAGAACCCTGGGAAGTTCATCACTACACTAAAGGTTGTCAAAGATTCAACTCTTGCTGATCTGCGGAAGTTGATAGAAATTCATCTTGGCGGAGATAATCAAGCATTTACTTTCCTTGTGCTCGGG GATCCTTCTGGTGCTCCAGTGCCAAGAGAAAAAGAGGCGACAATGCAGGCATCGAAGCTACCAATTTGCAACAACCAGCTTCCAGGCCGCCTAGCTTGTTTGCGCCCATTAAAAGGAACCCGGAACGCCCCTCACCATCTTCCTTTGAGTCCACTGGAAAACAAACTGCCATTGACTCCAATTTCAAATGTTACAAAGCACTGTGATTATCTCTCTCCAGAATTACCTACACACCTGGATTCAACCCCTTTTGTGACTCTGCGTAGATATTAG